A single Oryza brachyantha chromosome 8, ObraRS2, whole genome shotgun sequence DNA region contains:
- the LOC102711557 gene encoding plant-specific TFIIB-related protein PTF2 yields MESRCRLCGEGEVVADPDSGVLVCDSCGCIHDSGAAEFVHQATCGDDGAYDLRASSYVYHQGQGQSQYREQKLSAAAVTITSIATSLGLSPTQAEEALAMAKSATDGGLATQGSAFLPALASACAFLVARSHRLPLSLAEAAETAYCPAASLANLVSRIASHLSLPPLPSFDYAAALERAVRSSSSLYSAAASEMTEVILSQARFLLRCASKWSLTTGRYPLPLIAALVTFAAEVNGVTSVTVEDIARDISARLHTSLRRYKELVDALVRVAQELLPWGGDVNAKNLLLNAPVLLRLMEMRSQSDPSEQFIESFAPNIAGIVQAHSSVDDDEFKYLQVAPQLADDDLDSNNSGQEGKETDGLKISEECLSDAYQNVLKRLAQLQRLGQVGKGVDRKKHWRGGLELEPWMDLVDDGWTKDMVLEDVVNIDIGCDVPPPSFTAGIKLQEKRRARIEAAKCRIDAIRKAPVRSENNSQAALRKEDACPPQKLARKKRGRKRIAGSDHAVNGELPIEMLDDPGSGKKRRRGAPSDGIDWEDCIIELLLLHGANEEEIEQGQYRRLLDLHVFCAINGRR; encoded by the coding sequence atGGAGTCGAGGTGCCGGTTGTGcggcgagggggaggtggtggcggacCCGGACTCCGGCGTGCTCGTCTGCGACTCCTGCGGCTGCATCCACGactccggcgcggcggagtTCGTCCACCAGGCCACCTGCGGAGACGACGGCGCGTACGACCTCCGCGCCTCCTCCTACGTCTACCACCAGGGGCAGGGGCAGTCGCAGTACCGGGAGCAGaagctctccgccgccgccgtcaccatcACCTCCATCGCCACCAGCCTCGGCCTGTCGCCTACCCAAGCGGAGGAGGCACTCGCCATGGCCAAGTCCGCCACGGACGGCGGCCTCGCCACCCAGGGCTCCGCCTTCCTCCCGGCACTCGCCTCCGCCTGCGCCTTCCTCGTCGCGAGGTCCCACCGCCTCCCGCTCTCcctcgccgaggccgccgagACCGCCTACTGCCCAGCGGCCTCGCTGGCTAACCTCGTCTCCCGCATCGCCTCCCACCTATCCCTCCCTCCGCTCCCGTCCTTCGACTACGCTGCCGCGCTGGAGCGCGCCGTTCGCTCCTCGTCCTCGCTctactccgccgccgccagtgagATGACGGAGGTGATTCTCTCCCAAGCCCGGTTCCTCCTCCGTTGCGCCTCCAAGTGGTCGCTCACCACTGGGCGGTACCCTCTCCCCCTCATCGCCGCCCTGGTGACCTTCGCCGCCGAGGTGAACGGGGTCACCTCCGTCACCGTGGAAGACATTGCGCGGGACATCTCGGCGAGGCTGCACACCAGCCTCCGCCGGTACAAGGAGCTCGTCGATGCGCTGGTGCGCGTCGCGCAGGAGCTGCTTCCGTGGGGCGGTGATGTCAATGCGAAGAACCTGCTCCTGAACGCACCTGTGCTGCTTCGGCTCATGGAGATGAGGTCACAGTCCGACCCATCAGAGCAGTTTATCGAGAGCTTTGCTCCCAACATTGCGGGGATTGTGCAGGCCCACTCATCCGTTGATGACGACGAGTTTAAGTACCTTCAGGTTGCTCCCCAATTGGCTGATGATGATTTGGATTCCAATAATTCCGGGCAGGAGGGGAAGGAAACAGATGGTTTGAAGATCTCGGAGGAGTGCCTGTCAGACGCTTACCAAAATGTCTTAAAGAGGCTTGCTCAGCTACAAAGACTTGGGCAGGTTGGTAAAGGTGTTGATAGGAAGAAGCACTGGAGAGGAGGACTAGAGCTGGAGCCATGGATGGATTTGGTAGATGATGGTTGGACCAAGGACATGGTGTTGGAGGATGTAGTGAATATTGACATTGGCTGTGATGTGCCTCCGCCATCATTTACTGCTGGAATTAAGTTgcaagagaaaaggagagcGCGGATTGAAGCTGCTAAGTGCCGAATTGATGCAATCAGAAAGGCTCCTGTTAGGAGTGAAAATAATTCTCAGGCTGCTCTGAGAAAGGAAGATGCCTGCCCACCACAAAAACTGGCCAGGAAGAAGCGAGGAAGAAAGAGGATAGCTGGAAGTGATCATGCCGTGAATGGGGAGCTTCCAATAGAGATGCTGGATGATCCAGGTAGTGGGAAGAAGAGACGGAGAGGAGCTCCCTCTGATGGTATTGATTGGGAAGATTGTATCATTGAGCTCCTGCTATTACATGGCGCAAATGAGGAAGAGATCGAACAAGGTCAGTACAGAAGATTGTTGGACCTGCATGTCTTCTGTGCAATAAATGGACGCAGATGA
- the LOC102701748 gene encoding peroxidase 16-like, translating to MERRRRSICTVVAAAVAVAAMVAVMPAGVAADLSPDYYKASCPRLESIVRYEVSRKINETVVTIPAVLRLFFHDCVVTGCDASALISSPHDDAEKDAPDNMSLAGDGFDTVNRVKAAVESACPGVVSCADILALAARDVVSLASGPSWPVELGRLDGLVSRASDVDGQLPGPDMHVNKLAAVFDRHGLSVRDLVALSGAHTVGFAHCTRFAGRLYNHSAGEPTDPSMNKDYAAQLMEACPRDVGKTIAVNMDPVSPIVFDNVYYTNLVNGLGLFTSDQVLYADASTRDTVKDFAADQAAFFEAFVSSMVKLGRLGVKAGKDGEVRRVCTAFNH from the exons ATGGAGAGACGGAGAAGAAGCATCTGCAccgtcgtcgcggcggcggtggcggtggcagccATGGTCGCCGTAATGCcggccggcgtggcggcggactTGTCGCCGGACTACTACAAGGCGTCGTGCCCGAGGCTGGAGTCGATCGTGCGGTACGAGGTGTCGAGGAAGATCAACGAGACGGTCGTCACCATCCCGGCCGTCCTCCGGCTCTTCTTCCACGACTGCGTCGTCACG GGCTGTGACGCGTCGGCCTTGATTTCGTCCCCACATGACGACGCCGAGAAGGACGCGCCGGACAACATgtccctcgccggcgacggcttcgACACCGTGAACCGCGTCAAGGCCGCCGTCGAGAGCGCGTGCCCCGGCGTCGTCTCCTGCGCCGAcatcctcgccctcgccgccagAGACGTCGTCTCCCTC GCGTCGGGGCCGTCGTGGCCGGTGGAGCTCGGGCGGCTGGACGGGCTGGTGTCGAGGGCGAGCGACGTCGATGGCCAGCTGCCTGGGCCGGACATGCACGTGAATAAGCTCGCCGCCGTGTTCGACAGGCACGGGCTGTCCGTGCGCGACCTGGTGGCGCTCTCCGGCGCGCACACCGTCGGCTTCGCGCACTGCACCCGCTTCGCCGGCCGGCTGTACAACCACAGCGCCGGCGAGCCGACGGACCCGTCCATGAACAAGGACTACGCGGCGCAGCTCATGGAGGCGTGCCCGCGCGACGTCGGCAAGACCATCGCCGTCAACATGGACCCCGTCAGCCCCATCGTCTTCGACAACGTCTACTACACCAACCTCGTCAATGGCCTCGGCCTCTTCACCTCCGACCAGGTGCTCTACGCCGACGCCTCCACGAGGGACACCGTCAAGGACTTCGCCGCCGACCAGGCCGCCTTCTTCGAGGCCTTCGTGAGCTCCATGGTCAAGCTGGGGAGGCTAGGGGTCAAGGCCGGCAAGGATGGAGAGGTCAGGAGAGTCTGCACTGCATTCAACCACTAG